A genomic window from Sphingomonas hankookensis includes:
- a CDS encoding DUF736 domain-containing protein, protein MNIGQIKQNDAGIFMGRISTLAVAMTIALKPVQSSNPRAPRYEIHALTPGRTWVQVGAFFELTSNNTGEAFLNGRIDDPSLAAPLQVSAFRQDDGSYNVVWQRAQKRRDVGAALGVKADDDLSPPFGADGGPVGNGPDHDAGTTDNGLGETTAPVEEPVGKGRGRRQRVAEDA, encoded by the coding sequence ATGAACATCGGTCAGATCAAGCAGAACGACGCGGGCATTTTCATGGGCCGCATTTCCACCCTCGCCGTCGCGATGACGATCGCGCTCAAGCCGGTCCAGTCGTCCAACCCGCGCGCGCCGCGCTACGAGATCCACGCGCTCACCCCGGGCCGGACGTGGGTGCAGGTCGGGGCGTTCTTCGAACTCACCTCGAACAACACCGGCGAGGCGTTCCTGAACGGCCGCATCGACGATCCGTCGCTCGCCGCGCCGCTGCAGGTCTCGGCCTTCCGCCAGGACGACGGCTCGTACAACGTCGTGTGGCAGCGCGCCCAGAAGCGCCGCGATGTCGGTGCCGCGCTCGGCGTCAAGGCGGATGACGATCTGTCGCCGCCGTTCGGCGCCGATGGCGGCCCGGTCGGCAACGGCCCCGATCACGATGCGGGCACCACCGACAACGGCCTGGGCGAAACCACCGCCCCGGTCGAGGAGCCGGTCGGCAAGGGCCGCGGTCGCCGCCAGCGCGTCGCCGAGGACGCCTGA
- a CDS encoding phosphoadenosine phosphosulfate reductase domain-containing protein yields the protein MFIDIGRGLVAGLPALALPPAILDAVERGAWIVFNLSGGKDSSAAMFAVNLILDALGHPRERRIAIHADLGRAEWDETPATVEDLAAHAGVPLTIVRRNAGDLFDRWATRFANGKARYEALETYNLIGPWSSSALRFCTSEMKAHVIGPHLARLLRGQTIINVLGLRRDESIARSRTPEWKADARYAAAGNPHGTAMMLWNPIAHWTTPQVFAAHDTLGIPLHVAYTCYQSSRLSCRFCVLQSLGDAQASASAPANRPALLHLVGLEATSTFSFQPARWLADVAPRHIPGNLRNRISLAKADAAERRRLEAAMPPDLRYVKGWPPRIPTIEEAGIIAASRAPILSRHGLADLYPNAGAVRDRFSDLIALKRAA from the coding sequence ATGTTCATCGACATCGGACGCGGCCTGGTCGCCGGCCTTCCGGCCCTCGCCCTGCCGCCCGCCATCCTCGACGCGGTCGAACGCGGCGCATGGATCGTCTTCAACCTCTCGGGCGGCAAGGACAGCTCGGCCGCGATGTTCGCGGTCAACCTGATCCTCGATGCGCTCGGCCATCCGCGCGAGCGGCGTATCGCCATTCACGCCGACCTCGGCCGTGCCGAATGGGACGAAACGCCCGCGACGGTCGAGGATCTCGCGGCCCACGCCGGCGTCCCGCTGACGATCGTCCGGCGCAACGCCGGCGACCTGTTCGACCGCTGGGCCACGCGCTTTGCCAACGGCAAGGCGCGCTACGAGGCACTCGAAACCTATAATCTGATCGGTCCCTGGTCATCCTCGGCGCTGCGCTTCTGCACCTCAGAGATGAAGGCCCATGTCATCGGGCCGCACCTCGCCAGACTGCTGCGCGGCCAGACTATCATCAACGTGCTGGGACTGCGCCGCGACGAGAGCATCGCTCGGTCACGCACACCCGAATGGAAAGCAGACGCGCGCTACGCCGCTGCCGGCAATCCGCACGGCACCGCGATGATGCTGTGGAACCCGATCGCGCACTGGACGACACCACAGGTCTTCGCCGCGCACGATACGCTCGGCATCCCGCTGCACGTCGCCTACACCTGTTACCAGTCGTCACGACTGTCGTGCCGCTTTTGCGTCCTTCAATCGCTCGGCGACGCCCAGGCATCGGCTTCGGCACCGGCGAACCGTCCCGCGCTGCTCCACCTGGTCGGCCTCGAGGCGACCTCAACCTTCTCGTTCCAGCCCGCACGCTGGCTCGCCGACGTCGCACCGCGTCACATACCGGGTAATTTGAGGAACCGGATTTCCCTCGCCAAGGCCGATGCCGCCGAGCGGCGACGGCTCGAAGCCGCGATGCCGCCCGACCTGCGCTACGTCAAAGGCTGGCCGCCGCGCATTCCCACCATCGAGGAGGCCGGCATCATCGCCGCGTCCCGCGCACCGATCCTCTCGCGGCACGGTCTCGCCGATCTCTATCCCAATGCCGGCGCGGTGCGAGACCGCTTTTCCGACCTGATCGCGCTGAAGCGTGCCGCCTGA
- a CDS encoding Mom family adenine methylcarbamoylation protein: MLTDRSQRWRDRRSLFVAGDSVIDPRRYAVDVVAHDTARAFLADHHYLPRYPAAQLACGLFGPGDPGRSTLVGLIVFGVPATGAVITRHTGYADPARGCVLQRLICLPSVAANGESFFTSRAFRLLRLAKPRIDAVVSFSDPAFGHCGVVYAALSGAYRGRTRPRTVLRIAGETISERTLSKIRNLESGHAGAIDQLVRLGAPRPEAHEHPADWLARLRADNLLRPHRQSPLFTYCFELTRDARRTARDLPRLAYPRRSDAIREILAA, encoded by the coding sequence ATGCTCACCGACCGCTCCCAGCGCTGGCGCGACCGGCGCAGCTTGTTCGTTGCCGGCGACAGCGTGATCGACCCGCGCCGCTACGCCGTCGATGTCGTCGCCCATGATACTGCCCGCGCATTCCTCGCCGACCATCATTACCTCCCGCGCTATCCCGCCGCCCAGCTCGCCTGCGGGCTGTTCGGTCCGGGCGACCCGGGCAGATCCACGTTGGTCGGTCTCATCGTGTTCGGCGTGCCGGCGACCGGCGCGGTCATCACCCGGCACACCGGCTATGCCGATCCCGCTCGGGGCTGCGTACTGCAACGGCTCATCTGCCTGCCCTCGGTCGCCGCGAACGGCGAAAGCTTCTTCACGTCGCGCGCCTTCCGCCTCCTGCGCCTCGCCAAGCCCCGGATCGACGCTGTCGTCAGCTTCTCCGATCCCGCCTTCGGCCATTGCGGCGTCGTCTATGCCGCGCTGTCGGGCGCCTATCGCGGCCGCACGAGGCCGCGGACGGTGCTGCGCATCGCCGGCGAGACGATCTCGGAGAGAACGCTGTCGAAGATCCGCAACCTCGAATCCGGCCATGCCGGGGCGATCGACCAGCTGGTGCGGCTCGGTGCGCCGAGGCCGGAGGCGCACGAACACCCCGCCGACTGGCTCGCGCGGCTCCGTGCCGACAATCTGCTCCGCCCGCACCGGCAAAGCCCGCTATTCACCTATTGCTTCGAGCTGACGCGCGACGCCCGGCGCACCGCGCGCGATCTGCCCCGGCTTGCCTATCCGCGCCGGAGCGACGCGATCCGCGAAATCCTCGCGGCATGA
- a CDS encoding deazapurine DNA modification protein DpdA family protein has protein sequence MTIEIILGLPHLANGPILQRAVALQAPVLISANCLSRWRKADGWREWSGWRTGTLANARPLASVDLDSAGYTMMVRYGGLPWSIADYMALAASWPFRRISSVDYCCEEGVAHDREEVLDRIARTTATNRECFARADDLAIRDRLMPVLQGRVPDDYVRSLDAIGGLILPGTVVGIGSMCRRPIHGPEGLIAVVERLTRILPIGVKAHLFGVKGDALPYLTPFARWIASIDSQGWGVGVRQHALRHRIAKTDALGADFMERWYRTQCARTLETPRHLPEAAASAPPPPTADPWERAIAQARAEIRALIESGDLDHDEITTGWIETWAAEIYADAA, from the coding sequence ATGACGATCGAGATCATCCTCGGCCTGCCGCATCTCGCAAACGGGCCTATCCTTCAGCGCGCGGTCGCGCTGCAAGCACCGGTGCTGATCTCGGCCAATTGTCTGTCGCGCTGGCGCAAGGCCGATGGCTGGCGCGAGTGGTCGGGATGGCGCACCGGAACGCTCGCCAACGCGCGACCGCTCGCCAGCGTCGACCTCGATTCCGCCGGTTACACCATGATGGTCCGCTATGGCGGGCTTCCCTGGAGCATCGCCGATTACATGGCGCTCGCCGCGTCATGGCCGTTCCGACGCATCTCGTCGGTCGATTACTGCTGCGAAGAGGGCGTTGCCCACGACCGCGAGGAAGTGCTCGACCGCATCGCGCGCACCACCGCCACCAACCGAGAATGCTTTGCCCGCGCCGACGACTTGGCCATCCGCGACCGGCTGATGCCCGTGCTGCAGGGCCGCGTGCCCGACGACTACGTCCGTTCACTCGACGCGATCGGCGGTCTGATCCTGCCCGGCACCGTCGTCGGCATCGGCAGCATGTGCCGGCGACCGATCCACGGTCCCGAAGGGCTGATCGCCGTCGTCGAGCGGCTGACCCGCATCCTGCCGATCGGCGTCAAGGCGCACCTCTTCGGGGTGAAAGGCGATGCCCTGCCGTACCTCACGCCGTTCGCACGCTGGATCGCCTCGATAGACAGCCAGGGATGGGGCGTAGGCGTGCGACAGCACGCGCTCAGGCATCGCATCGCCAAGACCGACGCGCTCGGCGCCGACTTCATGGAACGCTGGTATCGCACGCAATGCGCGCGAACGCTCGAAACACCGCGACACCTGCCCGAGGCCGCGGCGTCTGCTCCACCGCCACCAACCGCCGACCCCTGGGAACGCGCGATCGCGCAGGCTCGCGCCGAGATCCGCGCCCTGATCGAGAGCGGCGATCTCGATCACGATGAGATCACCACCGGATGGATCGAGACCTGGGCGGCCGAGATCTACGCCGACGCGGCCTGA
- a CDS encoding DUF3768 domain-containing protein, producing the protein MISTATETRLEAVARLNDRCRQGFDRTAKIVMTRACLGALSNGTLASEAVAQAHVLQALRRYTFPADCPERDRGQFELSGETIHFRIDYYDVALEWGSEDPADASITRRVLTLMLREDL; encoded by the coding sequence ATGATTTCGACCGCCACCGAAACGCGCCTCGAAGCCGTGGCCAGGCTCAACGACCGTTGCCGCCAGGGGTTCGACCGCACCGCGAAGATCGTCATGACGCGCGCGTGCCTCGGCGCGCTGTCGAACGGCACGCTCGCCTCGGAAGCCGTCGCCCAGGCGCATGTCCTGCAGGCGCTGCGCCGCTACACTTTCCCCGCCGACTGTCCCGAGCGCGATCGCGGCCAGTTCGAGCTGTCAGGCGAGACGATACACTTCCGTATCGATTATTATGACGTGGCGCTGGAATGGGGATCGGAAGACCCCGCCGACGCCAGCATCACGCGCCGTGTTCTCACGCTCATGCTGCGCGAGGATCTGTGA
- a CDS encoding ATP-binding protein: MIPATIATAVAPETIAKVTRLFNNTAFDVICELLQNARRAGATGVALALNGAGAEHFLHITDDGHGIADPVSIVTLGRSGWSDETRRAEDPAGMGVFSLAGRDVIIRSFSKPDRQGWMAHIPASAWETSRPIAIEPDPIMRGTAITVRVPDEWLKTLERDVARAAKHYPVPVTWNGAVLPQEDWLKDAVHVEEWYGVRIGVFQKHPSHYSSRDGRLNFHGLTIPCDLPYVQEVDRGGHWIARVDIFDAPQIQLVLPARKEVVENTGIAALRDAVRLAIYRAIEAAGTHRLSAHDWREARSLGIALPEAEPYLFAWTAYAADSSRNYESGARVTDTGMVLMPDFDALIGQPAQAAIAKHNPFGGPLVEAQDAFKGYGWYDILARVEDMRFRVTQGDRTFIVSDSREAPAEAENGWVEAITLEATMSHAGAFIEVSTDADVAFAPDQWSCNSVDETSVFVRRGSEITALGVADILESAIFYASDDSDADSYDTQLERFQADAAERIIGLLEGDDAALENRIRDKLAGHYFLVPEDRTVTVVINRDRLDVTITPRAVPAAPKAAAEDA; encoded by the coding sequence ATGATTCCCGCCACCATCGCGACCGCGGTCGCCCCCGAGACGATCGCCAAGGTCACGCGCCTGTTCAACAATACCGCGTTCGACGTCATCTGCGAACTCCTCCAGAACGCGCGCCGCGCCGGTGCGACCGGCGTCGCGCTCGCGCTGAACGGCGCCGGCGCCGAGCACTTCCTGCACATCACCGATGACGGCCACGGCATCGCCGATCCGGTGAGCATCGTCACGCTCGGCCGCTCGGGCTGGTCCGACGAGACGCGCCGCGCCGAAGATCCCGCCGGCATGGGCGTGTTCAGCCTCGCAGGCCGCGACGTCATCATCCGCTCCTTCTCGAAACCCGACCGCCAGGGCTGGATGGCGCATATCCCGGCCTCGGCGTGGGAGACGAGCCGCCCGATCGCGATCGAACCCGATCCGATCATGCGCGGCACCGCGATCACCGTGCGCGTGCCCGACGAGTGGCTGAAGACGCTCGAGCGCGACGTGGCCCGCGCCGCCAAACATTATCCGGTTCCCGTGACCTGGAACGGCGCGGTCCTTCCGCAGGAGGACTGGCTGAAGGACGCGGTCCATGTCGAGGAATGGTACGGCGTGCGCATCGGCGTGTTCCAGAAACACCCCTCGCATTATTCCTCGCGCGACGGACGCCTCAACTTCCACGGGCTGACCATCCCGTGCGACCTGCCGTATGTTCAGGAAGTCGACCGGGGCGGCCACTGGATCGCGCGGGTCGACATCTTCGACGCGCCGCAAATCCAGCTCGTCCTCCCGGCGCGCAAGGAAGTGGTCGAGAACACCGGCATCGCCGCCCTGCGCGATGCGGTCCGGCTCGCGATCTACCGCGCGATCGAGGCCGCGGGGACGCACCGGCTGTCGGCGCATGACTGGCGCGAGGCGCGCTCGCTCGGTATCGCACTACCCGAAGCCGAGCCCTATCTGTTCGCATGGACCGCCTATGCGGCCGACAGCTCGCGCAACTACGAGAGCGGCGCACGCGTGACCGACACCGGCATGGTGCTGATGCCCGACTTCGATGCGCTGATCGGCCAACCCGCGCAGGCGGCGATCGCGAAGCATAATCCGTTCGGTGGTCCGCTGGTCGAGGCCCAGGACGCGTTCAAGGGCTATGGCTGGTACGATATCCTCGCCCGTGTCGAGGATATGCGGTTCCGCGTCACCCAGGGCGACCGCACCTTCATCGTCTCCGACAGCCGCGAAGCCCCCGCCGAGGCGGAAAACGGTTGGGTCGAGGCTATCACGCTCGAGGCGACGATGAGCCACGCCGGCGCATTCATCGAGGTATCGACCGACGCGGATGTCGCCTTCGCACCCGACCAATGGTCGTGCAACTCGGTCGACGAGACGTCCGTCTTCGTCCGCCGGGGCAGCGAAATCACCGCGCTCGGCGTCGCCGACATCCTCGAAAGCGCGATCTTCTATGCCAGCGACGACAGCGATGCCGACAGCTACGATACGCAGCTCGAGCGCTTCCAGGCCGATGCCGCCGAACGAATCATCGGCCTGCTCGAAGGCGACGATGCCGCGCTTGAGAACCGCATTCGCGACAAGCTGGCGGGGCATTATTTCCTCGTCCCCGAGGACCGGACGGTCACCGTCGTCATCAATCGCGACCGGCTCGACGTGACGATCACGCCCCGCGCGGTTCCCGCCGCGCCCAAGGCCGCGGCGGAGGACGCGTGA